The following proteins come from a genomic window of Coffea arabica cultivar ET-39 chromosome 11c, Coffea Arabica ET-39 HiFi, whole genome shotgun sequence:
- the LOC113717381 gene encoding acetylornithine aminotransferase, mitochondrial — protein MSSSIHLFSINPVDFRHSRYSISQNRQVLSPLACLNVDVRAPDSVSSKPPALGQNAQRVKEIMEEENRVLVGTYARAPVVLSSGKGCKLYDIDGREYLDLTAGIAVNALGHGDPDWLQALTDQANTLTHVSNIYYSVPQVELAKRLVASSFADRVFFTNSGTEANEAAIKFARKFQRSLHPSEEQPPVEFIAFSNCFHGRTMGALALTSKEHYRIPFEPVMPGVNFLEYGDTQAATKLISSGKIAAVFVEPIQGEGGIYSATKEFLVALRTACDCAGALLVFDEVQCGLGRAGYLWAHEAYGVYPDMMTLAKPLAGGLPIGAVLTSERVAGCISYGDHGSTFAGSPLVCSAAIAVVDKILKPGFLASVSKKGKYFKDLLVKKLGGNAHVKEVRGLGLIIGIELDVPASPLVDACRQSGLLILTAGKGNVVRLVPPLVISEQELDIAAEILLDCLPALDGSS, from the exons ATGAGCAGCTCCATTCATCTCTTCTCCATCAACCCAGTTGATTTCCGCCATTCACGTTATTCAATCTCCCAAAACCGTCAAGTTTTGTCCCCATTAGCCTGCCTGAATGTGGACGTCCGGGCACCAGATTCTGTCTCATCGAAGCCGCCAGCTTTAGGACAAAATGCTCAAAGGGTTAAAGAGATTATGGAGGAGGAGAACAGGGTTTTGGTGGGGACCTATGCTAGAGCCCCTGTTGTGCTCTCTAGCGGCAAAGGTTGTAAATTGTATGATATTGATGGTCGAGAGTATTTGGATTTGACCGCTGGAATTGCTGTTAATGCCCTTGGGCATGGTGATCCTGATTGGCTGCAGGCGCTGACTGACCAAGCTAATACCCTCACCCATGTCAGCAATATATATTATTCTGTTCCACAG GTTGAACTTGCCAAGCGTTTGGTTGCTAGCTCATTTGCTGATCGTGTATTCTTTACGAACTCTGGTACAGAAGCAAATGAAGCTGCAATAAAATTTGCAAGGAAATTTCAGAGATCTTTGCACCCGAGTGAAGAACAGCCACCTGTGGAGTTCATTGCCTTCAGCAACTGCTTCCACGGAAGGACTATGGGAGCTCTTGCTTTAACAAGCAAGGAGCATTACAGAATTCCTTTTGAACCAGTGATGCCAGGAGTCAACTTTTTGGAATATGGTGATACCCAAGCAGCAACAAAGCTGATAAGTAGTGGCAAGATTGCAGCTGTTTTTGTAGAACCTATCCAGGGTGAAGGTGGTATATACAGTGCCACAAAGGAGTTCTTGGTGGCATTGCGCACAGCCTGTGATTGTGCTGGGGCACTTCTTGTCTTTGATGAG GTTCAATGTGGCCTAGGCAGGGCTGGTTATCTTTGGGCTCATGAAGCTTATGGTGTATATCCAGATATGATGACTCTTGCCAAACCTCTTGCTGGTGGTCTACCAATTGGGGCTGTGCTGACGTCTGAAAGGGTTGCTGGCTGCATTAGTTATGGAGATCATGGTAGCACCTTTGctggcagtcctcttgtttgtaGTGCTGCAATTGCCGTAGTAGATAAAATCTTAAAACCTGGATTTTTGGCCAGTGTCTCCAAGAAAGGCAAGTATTTTAAAGATTTGCTAGTTAAGAAATTAGGGGGAAATGCACATGTGAAAGAAGTACGGGGCTTAGGGCTTATTATTGGCATAGAGCTGGATGTACCGGCCTCACCACTCGTTGATGCATGTCGACAATCTGGTCTTCTCATTCTCACTGCAGGGAAAGGCAATGTGGTTAGGCTTGTCCCTCCATTAGTTATATCAGAGCAGGAACTAGACATTGCTGCTGAAATCTTGCTCGATTGTTTGCCAGCTCTTGACGGGAGTAGCTAG